From one Vicinamibacterales bacterium genomic stretch:
- a CDS encoding PadR family transcriptional regulator produces the protein MPRRGTSALQADILQGTLDVLILKTLVLGPAHGHTIAYAIERGSDDVLQVEHGSLYPALHRLEDRAWIASFWGTSDNNRRARYYRLTPAGRRALETQTGRWEALTRAVNRILLPEPE, from the coding sequence ATGCCCAGACGCGGCACCTCGGCGCTCCAGGCCGACATCCTCCAGGGCACGCTCGACGTGCTGATCCTGAAGACGCTCGTGCTCGGGCCGGCCCACGGCCACACGATTGCCTACGCGATCGAGCGCGGCTCCGACGACGTGCTCCAGGTCGAACACGGGTCGCTCTATCCCGCGCTCCATCGCCTCGAAGATCGCGCGTGGATCGCGTCGTTCTGGGGCACGTCCGACAACAACCGCCGGGCGCGCTACTACCGGCTGACGCCGGCCGGCCGGCGGGCCCTCGAGACGCAAACCGGGCGGTGGGAAGCGCTCACCCGCGCGGTCAACCGAATCCTTCTGCCCGAGCCGGAGTGA
- a CDS encoding ATP-binding protein produces the protein MIDRRLRPVLEHRLTEEAAVVLLGPRQSGKTTLALELAARTGVLYLDLESEQDRAKLAEPELYLADHLDRLVILDEIHRAPGLFPVLRGLIDRSRRSRRRAGLYLLLGSASLDLMRQSGETLAGRVSYLELQPFDALEVGPTPADRDRLWLRGGFPESFLASSHERSLRWRHDFIRSYLERDIPQLGPRIAADRLRTFWTMLAHNQGGVLNVAQLARNLGVDAKTAGSYIDLLVDLLLVRRLPPWHANVGKRLVKSPKVYVRDSGLVHALLGIGDKDTLVSHPVLGASWEGFAIEQALAAAPEGTTAHFYRTSAGAEVDLLLHLPGGESWAIEIKRSLSPRPEKGFHHACADLSPARRFIVYPGDERYPLNVEVEAMPLLALARLLEETGR, from the coding sequence ATGATTGATCGCCGTCTGCGTCCCGTCCTTGAACACCGCCTGACCGAAGAGGCCGCTGTCGTCCTGCTGGGGCCGCGCCAGTCGGGCAAGACGACTCTGGCCCTGGAACTGGCCGCACGGACGGGCGTGCTGTACCTCGATCTGGAATCCGAGCAGGATAGGGCCAAGCTTGCCGAGCCCGAACTCTACCTGGCGGACCATCTCGACCGCCTCGTCATCCTCGACGAGATTCACAGAGCGCCGGGCCTGTTCCCGGTCCTGCGGGGCCTGATCGACCGGTCGCGCCGGTCGCGCCGCCGTGCCGGGCTCTACCTGCTCCTCGGGTCGGCTTCCCTCGACCTGATGCGCCAGTCGGGCGAGACGCTGGCCGGCCGCGTGAGCTACCTCGAACTGCAGCCGTTCGACGCGCTGGAAGTCGGGCCCACACCAGCCGACCGCGACCGGCTGTGGCTGCGCGGGGGATTCCCGGAGAGCTTCCTGGCATCCAGCCACGAGCGCAGCCTGCGCTGGCGACACGACTTCATCCGGTCCTACCTCGAACGCGACATCCCGCAATTGGGACCGCGCATTGCCGCCGACCGTCTCCGCACATTCTGGACGATGCTGGCGCATAACCAGGGAGGGGTGCTGAACGTCGCGCAGTTGGCCCGCAACCTGGGTGTCGATGCGAAGACCGCGGGCAGCTACATCGACCTCCTCGTGGACCTGCTGCTCGTCCGCCGGCTCCCGCCGTGGCACGCCAACGTCGGCAAGCGGCTCGTGAAGTCGCCCAAGGTGTACGTCCGCGACAGCGGCCTCGTCCACGCGCTGCTCGGCATCGGCGACAAGGACACCCTCGTGTCGCACCCCGTGCTGGGGGCGAGCTGGGAAGGGTTCGCGATCGAGCAGGCGCTGGCCGCGGCCCCCGAAGGCACGACCGCGCACTTCTACCGCACGAGCGCCGGCGCCGAGGTCGATCTGCTGCTGCACCTGCCCGGCGGCGAGTCGTGGGCGATCGAGATCAAACGCAGCCTCTCGCCCCGTCCCGAGAAGGGGTTCCACCACGCCTGCGCGGACCTCTCGCCCGCGCGCCGCTTCATCGTCTACCCGGGTGACGAGCGGTACCCGCTGAACGTGGAAGTGGAGGCGATGCCGCTGCTCGCGCTCGCGCGCCTGCTGGAGGAGACGGGCCGATGA
- a CDS encoding Ig-like domain-containing protein: MLVAGHQATALLFIDVSAALGILFARVTAAQVTSNGEVVDLGTIVLDDTAVQVASVYPADGATDVLPTRSIRLTFSDPILSTTGITLWNGAQQHVVAWAPAADGLSATSIGTLPEGADLTVLVTTALTDVFLRHPSQSFSSHFRTADLSPPHVTAISPTNYQTQVPVTTPIVITFNEVIGDATNCYILNVLRPSGRLPGSCRSPHFD; the protein is encoded by the coding sequence TTGCTCGTAGCTGGCCACCAGGCGACGGCGCTTCTCTTCATCGACGTCTCCGCGGCGCTCGGTATTCTGTTCGCCCGCGTGACCGCCGCGCAGGTCACCTCCAACGGCGAGGTCGTCGATCTCGGCACCATCGTGCTCGACGATACCGCGGTCCAGGTCGCGAGCGTCTATCCGGCCGACGGCGCGACCGACGTGCTGCCCACGCGGTCGATTCGCCTCACGTTCAGCGATCCGATCCTCTCCACGACGGGCATCACCCTCTGGAACGGCGCGCAGCAGCACGTGGTGGCGTGGGCGCCCGCGGCGGACGGTCTCTCGGCCACGAGCATCGGCACGCTGCCCGAAGGCGCCGACCTGACCGTTCTCGTCACGACGGCGCTCACCGACGTCTTCCTGCGGCATCCGTCGCAGAGCTTCAGCAGCCACTTCCGCACGGCGGATCTGTCGCCGCCGCACGTGACGGCCATCAGTCCGACGAACTACCAGACGCAGGTGCCGGTCACCACGCCGATCGTGATCACTTTCAACGAGGTGATTGGCGACGCGACCAACTGCTATATTCTGAACGTCCTGCGGCCTTCTGGCCGGTTGCCAGGAAGTTGCAGGAGCCCTCATTTCGACTGA
- a CDS encoding ABC transporter permease codes for MLRRVARLCRNLVDRDAVERALDEEVAATLDLLSEQHREAGLAPGEARRRAVLELGGVEQVKGRVRDVRSGRLLEDVMHDVRYGTRLLRRAPGFAVVVALTLAVGIGATTTVFSWARTTLLEPMPGVARQNEILLIAERDRTGHLGTNSYPDYLAYRETTHAFSDVAASGFLRVILSDGQSPERVFGAIVSGNYFSFLGVHPALGRSFLPEETAAFGTGAVVVLSDGLWRRRFNADPAVLGRSVTLDGHPCRVIGVAPPGFVGDFPGVAFSFWVPITMQPQLLPDVERQSRSDHWLSLRGRLRPGVTLEQAQAEFLEIGRRIEREDPAGNEGRRPVLFSLWQSPMGSAPVLRPVLAVLAAVVGLVLLLACANVANLLMVRGLGRAHEISLRLSLGASRGRLVRQFATESLLLGLMGGAGGLALARAMVGTLSGFIPPMGLPIHVPVGLDWSALAFAGAITLVTVLAIGIVPALTGVRTDLAGRLNAGGFRTTAAAGRAPLRQGLVVAQVALSMMLLAGAALFLRSVLNADSLRPGFDGRPVLVASLNLPKSYNQVSGPALYQHLLERVRSLPAVRAASLAHAVALSPFGGGGTTLTVDGYQPPTKDAYGAWFNIVSPDYFRTLSMTLLEGRDLAERDTADAPLVAIVNQAMAERYWNGRSAIGGNFTPSNRRRVLVVGIVKNSKNFSINEDTEPYFYLSYRQHFEAEMHLHVQATNGDPVALAPLVRSAMAAVDPELAVSETAPMADFLRFAFFAQRVGSTLLCLFGVMALLLAGMGLYGVVSHNASRRKREMGVRFAFGATAADVRRLIIVQGLRLLVVGLPVGVLGSIGLGMAARSQLYGVSPTDPISLGAAGLALAAVLVVAAGIPAWRAAQVDPVTILRQE; via the coding sequence ATGCTCCGTCGTGTCGCACGTCTCTGTCGGAACCTGGTTGACCGCGATGCGGTGGAGCGAGCCTTGGACGAGGAGGTGGCCGCCACCCTCGATCTGCTGAGCGAGCAGCACCGCGAAGCCGGCCTCGCGCCAGGCGAGGCGCGCCGACGGGCGGTCCTGGAGTTGGGCGGCGTCGAGCAGGTGAAGGGGCGCGTGCGCGACGTCCGGAGCGGCCGCCTGCTCGAGGATGTCATGCACGATGTCCGCTATGGGACCCGCCTGCTACGCCGAGCCCCTGGCTTCGCTGTCGTGGTAGCGCTGACGCTCGCCGTCGGCATCGGCGCCACGACGACCGTCTTCAGTTGGGCCCGGACCACGCTGCTCGAACCGATGCCAGGCGTCGCACGCCAGAACGAGATCCTCCTCATCGCGGAGCGCGACCGAACCGGGCACCTTGGGACGAACTCCTACCCGGACTACCTCGCCTACCGCGAAACGACCCACGCGTTCTCAGATGTTGCCGCCTCGGGGTTCCTCCGGGTCATCCTCTCGGACGGCCAGAGCCCCGAGCGGGTGTTCGGTGCGATCGTCTCCGGAAACTACTTCTCGTTCCTCGGCGTGCATCCTGCACTCGGCCGCAGCTTCCTGCCCGAGGAGACCGCCGCCTTCGGCACTGGCGCGGTGGTCGTCCTCAGCGACGGTCTCTGGCGGCGGCGATTCAACGCCGACCCCGCCGTGCTCGGCCGCAGCGTCACGCTCGACGGCCATCCATGCCGCGTCATCGGCGTCGCGCCGCCGGGATTCGTCGGTGACTTTCCGGGTGTCGCCTTCAGCTTCTGGGTGCCGATCACGATGCAGCCGCAACTGCTGCCGGACGTCGAGCGGCAGTCCCGATCGGACCATTGGCTGTCCCTGCGAGGACGTCTGCGGCCCGGCGTCACCCTCGAGCAGGCGCAGGCCGAGTTCCTCGAGATCGGTCGGCGGATTGAGCGCGAGGATCCGGCGGGCAACGAGGGACGCCGGCCCGTGCTCTTCTCCCTGTGGCAGTCGCCCATGGGCTCCGCACCCGTCCTTCGTCCGGTACTGGCCGTGCTCGCCGCGGTTGTCGGCCTCGTGCTCCTGCTCGCCTGTGCGAACGTCGCGAACCTGCTCATGGTGCGCGGTCTCGGCCGCGCGCACGAGATCTCTCTTCGCTTGTCGCTGGGGGCGAGCCGCGGCCGTCTCGTTCGGCAGTTTGCCACCGAGAGCCTGCTGCTCGGCTTGATGGGCGGCGCAGGGGGGCTCGCGCTCGCGCGGGCGATGGTCGGCACTCTCTCCGGCTTCATCCCGCCGATGGGGTTGCCGATCCACGTCCCCGTTGGCCTCGACTGGTCCGCGCTCGCCTTCGCGGGGGCGATCACCCTCGTCACGGTGCTCGCCATTGGCATCGTTCCCGCGCTCACCGGTGTGCGCACCGACCTGGCTGGACGGCTGAACGCGGGCGGGTTTCGTACAACGGCGGCCGCCGGACGTGCCCCGCTTCGTCAAGGACTCGTCGTCGCGCAGGTCGCGCTGTCGATGATGTTGTTGGCCGGCGCCGCGCTCTTCCTCAGAAGCGTCCTCAACGCCGATTCCCTGCGGCCGGGGTTCGATGGCCGCCCAGTGCTGGTTGCGTCGCTGAACCTGCCGAAGAGCTACAACCAGGTCTCGGGTCCCGCACTCTACCAGCACCTCCTCGAGCGCGTGCGGTCGTTGCCCGCCGTTCGCGCGGCCAGCCTCGCCCACGCCGTCGCCCTCAGCCCGTTCGGCGGGGGCGGAACAACGCTGACAGTCGACGGCTACCAGCCGCCAACCAAAGACGCCTACGGCGCCTGGTTCAACATCGTGTCGCCAGACTACTTTCGAACCCTCTCGATGACGCTCCTAGAGGGGCGAGACTTGGCCGAACGCGACACGGCCGACGCTCCACTGGTGGCGATCGTCAACCAGGCGATGGCGGAGCGGTACTGGAATGGGCGCAGCGCCATCGGGGGCAACTTCACTCCCTCCAACCGGCGCCGTGTCCTGGTGGTGGGCATCGTGAAGAACAGCAAGAACTTCTCGATCAACGAAGACACCGAGCCGTACTTCTACCTGTCGTACCGGCAGCACTTCGAGGCCGAGATGCACCTGCACGTCCAGGCAACAAACGGCGATCCCGTGGCGCTGGCCCCGCTGGTCCGGTCGGCCATGGCCGCCGTCGACCCCGAGCTTGCCGTCTCGGAGACCGCACCGATGGCCGACTTCCTGCGCTTCGCCTTCTTTGCGCAGCGAGTCGGCAGCACGCTGCTCTGCCTGTTCGGCGTGATGGCTCTTCTGTTGGCCGGCATGGGCCTCTACGGCGTCGTCTCGCACAATGCGTCCCGCCGCAAGCGCGAGATGGGTGTGCGCTTTGCCTTCGGCGCGACCGCAGCAGACGTCCGCCGCCTCATCATCGTGCAGGGCCTCCGACTTCTGGTGGTGGGTCTGCCAGTCGGCGTGCTCGGCTCCATCGGGCTGGGGATGGCGGCGCGCAGTCAGCTCTACGGCGTGTCGCCCACCGATCCGATCAGCCTCGGTGCGGCCGGCCTCGCCCTCGCCGCGGTGCTCGTGGTCGCCGCCGGGATCCCGGCCTGGAGGGCCGCGCAGGTGGATCCGGTCACGATTTTGCGTCAGGAGTGA
- a CDS encoding PadR family transcriptional regulator, producing MTLPRNEMLRGTLDLLILKALSLEPLHGVGIARRIEQITRAAFSVSFGSLFPSLHRMEERNWLSAEWRASENGRRAKYYRLTARGRQRLEAEAEDWHRMARVMKDALESA from the coding sequence ATGACCTTGCCTCGGAACGAAATGCTGCGCGGCACGCTCGACCTGCTGATCCTCAAGGCGCTCTCCCTGGAGCCGCTGCACGGCGTCGGCATCGCGCGCCGCATCGAACAGATCACGAGGGCGGCCTTCAGCGTCAGCTTCGGGTCGCTGTTTCCGTCGCTGCACCGCATGGAAGAGCGGAACTGGCTGAGCGCCGAATGGCGCGCCTCCGAGAACGGCCGGCGCGCCAAGTACTACCGGCTGACGGCTCGGGGGCGCCAGCGTCTCGAGGCGGAAGCCGAGGACTGGCACCGGATGGCCAGGGTGATGAAGGACGCGCTGGAATCGGCGTGA
- a CDS encoding pyridoxamine 5'-phosphate oxidase family protein → MPTDFELDAARLIMTERWAAIATMDRGVPLATMVAYAPERALGGLLIFVSELSQHTRNLLQDPRVSLVVSEADTGEGDPQLLARVTLTGEVRHVRPGSQEYAAAKSAYLARFPGAEPRFDLADFHLLRLVPSDIRYVGGFARAFSISAEDLTTAAAAVAEADVKRPPTPPRTRAR, encoded by the coding sequence ATGCCAACCGATTTCGAGCTCGACGCCGCGCGTCTGATCATGACGGAGCGATGGGCGGCCATTGCGACGATGGACCGGGGCGTGCCGCTCGCCACGATGGTCGCGTACGCGCCGGAGCGGGCGCTGGGCGGACTCCTGATCTTCGTGAGTGAATTGTCGCAGCACACGAGGAACCTGCTGCAGGACCCGCGGGTCTCGCTCGTCGTGAGCGAGGCCGACACCGGGGAGGGCGACCCGCAGTTGCTGGCTCGCGTTACGCTGACCGGCGAGGTCCGCCACGTGCGGCCGGGAAGCCAGGAGTACGCGGCAGCGAAGTCTGCCTACCTGGCGCGGTTCCCTGGCGCCGAGCCCAGGTTCGACCTCGCCGATTTCCACTTGCTTCGGCTCGTTCCGTCGGACATTCGCTACGTCGGCGGCTTCGCGCGGGCGTTCTCGATCTCGGCGGAGGACCTGACCACGGCGGCCGCTGCCGTGGCGGAGGCGGACGTCAAGCGCCCTCCGACGCCACCTCGAACGCGCGCGCGCTGA
- a CDS encoding PadR family transcriptional regulator has protein sequence MTMTTFSAELKKGGMEMLILSLLEARPRHGYEIAKLIESRSGGQLHFALASVYPALLRLEGRGYVKGRWVEEPGTRARCFYRLTAAGRKMLAAQQDTWKAYIAAVEQIMGGGHA, from the coding sequence ATGACGATGACGACGTTCAGTGCCGAGTTGAAGAAGGGGGGGATGGAGATGCTCATCCTGTCCCTGCTCGAGGCGCGCCCGCGCCACGGATACGAAATCGCGAAGCTGATCGAGTCGCGGTCGGGCGGCCAGCTGCACTTCGCGCTCGCGTCCGTCTACCCGGCGCTCCTGCGCCTGGAGGGCCGGGGCTACGTCAAGGGTCGCTGGGTCGAGGAGCCCGGCACGCGTGCCCGCTGCTTCTACCGGCTCACGGCCGCGGGCCGGAAGATGCTGGCGGCGCAACAAGACACCTGGAAGGCCTACATTGCGGCGGTGGAGCAAATCATGGGAGGCGGCCATGCGTGA